A genomic region of Anopheles coustani chromosome 3, idAnoCousDA_361_x.2, whole genome shotgun sequence contains the following coding sequences:
- the LOC131271373 gene encoding ubinuclein-1 isoform X2, with translation MSDVKRVTLTTISDVVRKGGGGGTGGPFGALAFDSANAMSSAFGGGSSAFGGASHTPAGKESAGGSGGADGGKSGASGKKQKTVRLELNLFEPTAESFPEFNFSKLIHEEQKRLKKAQKKLHDDANNGFLSDPELDNDVARMARELERKYGSGTAYGGKEKNSRPSKLDYYDRGAGYDEEDSFIDNSEAYDELIPQEIETVGGGFYINSGQLEFKQLSNFERPDDVHRMPKPKKRALSTTSESSDEEDPPTNAKKKSEETPQPQAEKPVATPEPQRVGEEERTNAGGGNSGPEVGSGEDKQPRVNGHVTKKPKLADSGPKGAGLEKDKSKSTSGTNVVSAEKANGVKAKVAATCTQPAIGGPPAEVAAASCGGGGGSKKDENENDGGVKLIKTTTVKDMLRAKRDSLRKMEQEKKGRSSGSSRVSSSEAEEDGDGGADEDDEDEENDEDDDEDEEEEDDDDEGDGSGKESNESGSEEDIGSESASSHGSTSEKDPAAGQKVAVAPAVNGTDGETGQRPAVVALPEQKEKEQKERKRKECKLPDELPDSLRKVVEALKEVARSHAIGGKLNYFDSKVAEVLLQVDEEARAAGNSTRNAVFRHLEGQLSISRQSLQLKIKKIRTRKLEGRAKVALDQLQYAISDQMPLLLAKHVYDCQTVAEQRAAQAAAAAASANSTILPTGSDPASASNSEKPAPQTTNTPQIRNPKKKFPWNEKTRDLLWELYSIRVELFPLLRPRNETEDDFVAEYLRNKLVPLWPKGWIRYEDLHKELDRRKKALSKAPVSAVAKKHPPLVVIPSHATSSASNVIDPSWMSPGTVTAGVVMNGTAKSIGNSSSGGGGAGGSVGKQGSGSSVTTQPPHLSPNGNKRASSDHSISNIMNSPPLPPPPTTGEKQHSAANRSQTITTGRRSFDDDQIMLSPPKPVASGDKDSSSAKRGGPLAFPIEPRTSIGIAAGDLTSTNQRQRWSSREDDSDSSIEIIGEFNVIGGGSAGSASQNHSLPLAPTGVIHSAKSLLQSQPMVGGPAPSATAGVLPVLNKEKYKNLIAGKNKAHGAGGSSGGDGSSPIRSADTTPTGPPANKYSKHSPSVSDRIMQHGIPGSSLSFATPPPSGSVGSSGSRIKESPSTPSLDLDVHQIMKDLKEFQQHHNVGSNRKTDNSTIPPQQQHGKRTNDRPEKSKNGPIVVD, from the exons ATGTCGGATGTGAAACGTGTAACGCTTACTACGATTAGTGATGTGGTCAGGAAGGGCGGCGGTGGAGGCACCGGTGGCCCTTTCGGTGCACTTGCGTTCGATTCGGCCAACGCCATGAGCTCGGCGTTCGGTGGCGGCAGTTCCGCATTCGGCGGAGCAAGCCACACACCCGCGGGCAAGGAATCGGCTGGCGGAAGCGGAGGGGCCGACGGAGGCAAATCCGGAGCCTCGGGGAAAAAGCAGAAAACTGTGCGCCTCGAACTGAACCTGTTTGAGCCGACCGCGGAAAGCTTTCCGGAGTTCAACTTTTCCAAGCTGATTCACGAGGAACAG aaacgATTGAAGAAAGCACAGAAAAAGCTTCACGATGATGCAAACAATGGTTTCCTGTCCGATCCTGAACTGGATAACGATGTAGCCCGCATGGCAAGAGAGTTGGAGCGAAAGTACGGTTCCGGCACGGCCtacggtggaaaagaaaaaaattcacgCCCCTCGAAGTTGGACTACTATGATCGGGGAGCTGGCTACGACGAGGAGGACTCGTTCATCGACAATTCCGAGGCG TACGATGAGCTGATACCACAGGAGATCGAGACGGTCGGTGGCGGGTTCTACATTAACTCCGGCCAGCTGGAGTTCAAGCAATTGTCCAACTTCGAACGACCGGACGATGTACACCGTATGCCCAAACCGAAGAAGCGTGCACTTTCAACGACCTCTGAGAGCAGTGACGAAGAAGACCCGCCGACGAATGCCAAAAAGAAATCGGAAGAAACGCCCCAGCCACAGGCAGAGAAACCGGTGGCTACTCCCGAACCACAACGGGTCGGTGAAGAGGAGCGAACGAACGCCGGCGGTGGCAACAGTGGACCGGAGGTGGGATCCGGTGAGGACAAGCAGCCGCGCGTGAACGGGCATGTCACCAAGAAGCCAAAACTGGCTGACAGTGGACCGAAAGGTGCTGGTTTGGAAAAGGATAAATCTAAATCCACCTCCGGAACGAACGTCGTATCTGCAGAAAAGGCGAATGGAGTGAAAGCTAAAGTCGCTGCTACGTGCACACAACCGGCAATCGGAGGTCCGCCGGCCGAGGTCGCCGCTGCTAGttgtggtggaggtggtggcagCAAGAAGGATGAGAATGAAAACGACGGTGGCGTTAAGTTGATCAAAACGACCACGGTGAAGGACATGCTGCGGGCCAAGCGGGATAGCTTGCGCAAGATGGAGCAGGAAAAGAAGGGCCGCAGCAGTGGGTCTAGTAGGGTTTCTAGCTCCGAGGCGGAGGAAGATGGAGACGGTGGTGCCGACGAGGATGACGAGGATGAGGAgaacgacgaggacgatgatgaggatgaggaggaagaagacgacgacgacgagggcgATGGTAGTGGTAAGGAGTCGAACGAATCTGGCTCCGAGGAGGACATTGGGTCGGAAAGTGCGAGTAGCCACGGGAGTACGAGTGAAAAGGATCCGGCGGCAGGACAAAAGGTGGCCGTGGCCCCTGCCGTAAACGGAACCGACGGTGAAACGGGCCAGCGGCCAGCGGTTGTAGCGCTTCCAgaacaaaaagagaaagagcaaAAGGAACGCAAACGGAAGGAATGCAAACTACCGGACGAGCTGCCCGACTCGTTGCGGAAGGTTGTGGAAGCGCTGAAAGAGGTCGCCCGGAGTCACGCCATCGGAGGTAAGCTGAACTATTTCGACAGCAAGGTGGCCGAAGTGTTGCTGCAGGTCGACGAGGAAGCTCGGGCGGCAGGCAATAGTACCCGTAACGCCGTCTTCCGTCACCTGGAGGGCCAACTCTCCATCAGCCGGCAGTCGCTgcagttaaaaattaaaaagatacGCACCCGTAAGTTGGAGGGCCGGGCGAAGGTGGCGCTCGATCAGCTTCAGTATGCAATCTCCGATCAAATGCCTCTCCTGCTGGCCAAACACGTATATGACTGCCAGACTGTGGCGGAACAACGAGCGGCAcaagcggcggcggcggctgcatCGGCAAACAGCACCATCCTGCCAACTGGGAGCGACCCGGCGTCTGCGTCAAATAGCGAGAAACCGGCACCGCAAACCACAAACACTCCGCAGATTCGAAATCCAAAGAAAAAGTTCCCTTGGAACGAGAAGACGCGGGACCTGCTGTGGGAATTGTACAGCATCCGCGTGGAACTGTTCCCGCTGCTACGGCCCCGCAATGAAACCGAGGACGATTTTGTGGCGGAATATCTGCGCAACAAGTTGGTCCCGCTGTGGCCGAAGGGATGGATACGTTACGAGGACCTGCACAAGGAGCTCGACCGGCGGAAAAAGGCACTGTCGAAGGCACCCGTCAGTGCGGTGGCAAAGAAGCATCCTCCGCTAGTCGTCATCCCGTCACACGCCACGTCATCCGCCTCCAACGTCATCGATCCGAGCTGGATGTCGCCCGGCACGGTCACCGCCGGAGTTGTGATGAACGGTACTGCGAAATCGATTGGCAACTCGTCGTCGGGCGGTGGTGGGGCAGGAGGAAGTGTTGGAAAACAGGGAAGTGGATCTTCCGTGACAACGCAACCGCCGCATCTCTCACCGAACGGCAACAAACGTGCCTCTTCCGATcacagcatcagcaacatcaTGAACTCCCCTCCCCTaccgccaccaccaaccaCCGGTGAGAAGCAGCATTCCGCCGCCAATCGATCGCAAACGATCACCACCGGCCGGCGTTCGTTCGATGACGACCAAATCATGCTCTCTCCACCGAAACCTGTCGCTAGCGGGGACAAAGATAGTTCGAGCGCCAAACGCGGCGGACCGTTAGCTTTCCCAATCGAGCCGAGAACATCGATCGGTATCGCGGCAGGTGATCTGACTTCCACGAATCAACGGCAACGGTGGAGCAGCCGTGAAGACGATAGCGATAGCAGTATTGAAATCATTGGCGAGTTTAACGTGATCGGTGGAGGGTCAGCTGGTAGCGCAAGCCAGAATCATTCGCTCCCGCTCGCCCCGACCGGGGTTATCCATTCCGCGAAATCCCTGCTTCAATCGCAGCCGATGGTCGGCGGACCAGCGCCATCCGCAACTGCCGGCGTGCTGCCCGTGCTCAACAaggaaaagtataaaaatttGATCgcggggaaaaataaagcccACGGAGCTGGTGGAAGTAGTGGTGGTGACGGTAGCAGTCCCATCCGTTCGGCGGACACAACGCCCACCGGTCCTCCCGCCAACAAATACTCCAAACACTCACCGTCGGTTAGTGATCGTATCATGCAACACGGCATCCCAGGATCTTCTCTATCGTTTGCGACCCCTCCGCCGTCCGGGTCGGTTGGTTCGTCCGGCAGTAGGATAAAGGAATCGCCCTCGACACCATCGCTCGATTTGGACGTGCACCAGATAATGAAGGATCTCAAGGAGTTTCAG CAGCATCACAATGTCGGAAGCAATCGCAAGACGGACAACTCAACGATACCACCACAACAGCAGCACGGTAAGCGTACGAATG ATCGTccggaaaaatcgaaaaatggaCCTATCGTTGTCGATTGA